ACGGGAATTCCCTTCCGAAAGGTGCTGGTGGCCAACCGCGGGGAGATCGCCGCGCGGGTGATTCGCGGGCTGCGCGACGCGGGTATCCGCAGCGTTGCCGTGTACTCCGATGTGGATCGCGCCTCGCTCCACGTACGGCTGGCCGACGAGGCGGTGCGCATCGGTCCGGCGCCTTCGATCGAGAGCTACCTGAGTATCCCGGCGATCCTCGGCGCGGCCGCGCGCACGGGCGCCGAGGCGATCCATCCCGGCTATGGATTCCTGAGTGAAAACGCCGGGTTCGTGGAGGCGTGCGACGCGGCACGCGTAGTCTTCATCGGGCCGCCGGCGGCGGCCGTTCGGGCGATGGGCGAGAAGACGAGGGCGCGCGAGGTGGCTGGCGGCGCCGGGTGTCCGGTTGTGCCGGGCAGCAACGGTCCGGTGGCGACGGCGCGGGAGGCGCGGCGCGTGGCCGATGCGATCGGCTATCCGGTGATGCTGAAAGCCGCGGCCGGCGGGGGCGGCAAGGGAATGCGGCGCGTGGACGCGGCGAGTGAGCTCGAAGGCGCCTTTCGGGACGCATCGAGCGAGGCTGAGCGCGCGTTCAACAACGGCGCGGTGTACATCGAACGTTTGATCGTCAATCCGCGCCACATCGAGATCCAGGTGCTGGGCGACCGACACGGGCGCATGATTCACCTTGGCGAGCGCGAGTGCTCACTGCAGCGGCGGCATCAGAAGGTGATCGAGGAGTGCCCGTCTCCGTTCGTGGCGTCGCAGCCGGATGGCGGCGTGGAGATGCGGCGCGCGATGGGCGAGGCGGCGATCCGGGCGGCGCGGGCGGCCGGCTACTGGAACGCCGGAACGGTGGAGTTTCTGGTAGACGCGGCGGGCGATTTCTACTTCCTCGAGATGAACACGCGGCTGCAGGTGGAGCATCCGGTGACGGAATTGGTGACGGGAGTGGATCTGGTGCAGTGGCAGTTGCGCATCGCCGCCGGACAGCCGCTCGCCTTGCGGCAGGAAGGCGTCGCGTGGCGCGGATGGGCGATGGAGTGCCGCGTGTGCGCCGAGGATCCGGAGCAGAACTTTCTTCCCTCTCCGGGACGGATCGCGCGTGTGGAGGAGCCGGGTGGACCGGGCATCCGCGTGGATTCCGGCGTGTATTCGGGCTGGACGGTTCCAATGGAATACGATCCTCTGCTTGCCAAGCTGGTGGCGTGGGCGCCTGATCGCGACGCCGTGATCGCCCGCCTGACTCGCGCGCTCGGCGAGTACCGGATCACCGGCATTCGTTCGAACCTGCCGTTCTTCCGGGGCGTGCTGGACGACGACGCTTTCCGCGAGGGCGCATTGCACACGGGGTTCATCGACGAGTACCTGCGGCGCCGGGTTCCGGTGGATGGCGCCGCGCCGATCGAGGAGGAGATCGCCGCGGTGCTGGCGGCGGCGGTGTCGTCGAACCATCAGCGGCGGCCTGCGCCGCGACCTGCTTCGAGCGTTTGGCGTAGCGAGGGAAGGAGCGACCTGTTGCGATGAAGCGCGCGGTGGACATTGATGGGCGGATGAGCGGGATCGTCTGGTCCGGCGACGGAGAAGTCTCCTGGGAATACGCAACGGCGGACGACGACTACGAAGGACGCGCCTCCGTGCATCGCATCGAGGATGGCGTGTATTCGATCCTCATCGGCGGCGCGGTGTTCGAGGCGCGGGTGGAGGAAGGCGCCGTGACGGTGGGCGGCAACCGGTACGCGGTGCGCCTGCGCGATCCGAGGGAGTGGGCGCCGGGGGCGAACGGCGTGGGCGGGCAAGGCCATACGGAGGTGAAGGCGCCGATGCCGGGCAAGGTGATTCGCGTGCTGGTGGAGGTGGGCGCCGAAGTGGAAGCGGGGCAGGGAATCGCGGTGGTGGAAGCGATGAAGATGCAGAACGAAATGCGCGCGGCGCGGCCGGGGGTGGTGAGCGCGATTCGCGTGGCGACGGGCGACGCGGTGGCGGCCGGGCAGGTGCTGGCGGTCATCGACTAGCAGCCCGTGGTTAAAGTTGCGTGGGCCGCGTTGCGAGCGAGGCGTGGCGAGGCCGGCGATGCGGGCCATCTCTCAGGAGCCACAACGAAGCAGATGGCCCCATGCCGCCGCAACCCTTTGGGCAGCCGGGGTTTGCGCCCGCATGCTTTGTTGCTCGTCGCTCGAAATAAATCCGCATTGCTTCCTCCTCGCGTCTCGCCTGCGGGCGCAGATCCCGTGCTGCGCGACCTACGGGACTTTAACCACGGGCTGCTAGGGAGGCTGCTAAGCTTTGAGCATGGCGCAAACGGTCGCGGAGTGTCCCGCGTGCGGCGGCACCGGATGGCGCAGGTCCGACAAGGAAGGCGTCTCGGGAGTGGAGCGATGCGATTGCGTGGCGGCGCAGCGGGTGGAGAACCTTTCCGATCGCGCGGCGATTCCGCCTTTGTACCGTAACGCTTCCTTCGATAACTTCAGCACGCAGCCGGAGAATCCGGTGGCGCATCGCATCCTGCAAACGGCGGTGACGATCTCGGCATCCTATGCGCGCGAGTATCCGTATGGGACGAAGAAGCCGGGGCTGATGTACATCGGCGACCCGGGCACGGGCAAGACGCACCTGGCGGTTTCCGTGATGAAACGGCTGATCGCGCGCGGGTTCGAATGCGTGTTTTTCGATTACCAGAATCTGCTCGAGCGCATTCGCTCCGGCTACGATGCGGCGTCGGGTACGTCGGACCGGGCGGCGTACCGGACGGCGCTCGAGTGCGAAGTGCTGATCCTCGACGATCTGGGCGCGCATCGCGTCACCGATTGGGTGGAGGACACGGTGACGTCGCTGATCACCTACCGCTACAACAACAACAAGGCGCTGATCACGACGACGAACCTGCGCGACGCCGAGGCGGGCGATGCGCCGATTCCGGGCGGGGTGGGGGGCGATGTTTCGAGCCGGTACCACCTGACCGAGCGGATCGGGCAGCGGGCGCGGTCCCGCTTGTTCGAGATGTGCCGGGTGATTTCGACGCGCGGGGTGGAGGACTACCGCACGCGCAAGTGGCGCGGCTGAGTTCCGGGGCGTTGAGCCGAATCAGCGCTATTCGCCGCGCCCGACCCAATCGGCGACGATGCGCTGCACGCGTCCATCTTCCTTGAGTTCGAGCAGACTCACGTTCAGCGGATGGGCCAGCGGAGATCCATCGCGCATGGCGAATCCGTAGTTCTGACGCTCGTATTCGTTGACGGAAACGGACATCCCGCCGCCGCGCCGACGCAGGAAGTAGAGCAACTGCGGACGGTCGAAGACGACGGCTTCCACGGCGCCGTTGGTCAGCATGCCGTAACCATCCTGCAGCGTGGAGGCTTGCACCACGGCGGCTCCGTGGCGTTCGGCGAAGCGCTCGCCGGGGGAATCGGGCAGGGCGGCGACGCGGCGGCCGCTCAACTGCTCGGCGCTCTCGATCTGGCTCGACTGCAGGCCGGTGAGGGTGAGCGTGCTGGCGATGCCGGCGACGAGCGAACTGGCCGCGACGATGGAGACGATGATCCAAACGCCGGTGGCGATCCGTCCGACAGGGGACTTTGGAGAGAGGTCGCCGTAGCCGACTGTGCTCATGGTGACGATGGCGAACCAGACGCCGTTGCCGATACCGGCGAGGGGATCCGTGGGGAAATGACTGTCGGGAATGCGCCGCTCGGCGAGCCAGACGATGGTTCCGACGATGAGCAGCACCACGAGCAGAAACACCACCGCGGTGAAGAACGAGCGGCTGAAGAATGGCCGTATGCGCTCCCAAACGGACATCGATTCGGTCCTTGAGAGAATGGAAAGGCTCGCCTGGAAGTAGGGCTGGGAGAACCGGAATTTGCGAGCGCGTTCCGCGGTGATGCTGATGGGGCCGACGGCGACATCGGCCTTGCTCTGCTCCACGGCGCGGAGCGCGGCGGCGACATTCTCGAACGATTCCACTTCGTAGGTCCAGCCGGCGCGGCCGGCGACCTCGCGCCAAACGGTGAGCGAGATGCCGTCCGGTCCGTCTGCCTTGTTGACGACGAACGGCTCCGATCCGGCCACCGCGACGCGGACCTTCCGTGGCTGCGCGCCCGCCATCGTCGATAGGACGAGCAAAATCGGGACGAGGCAGTTTTTCATTTTTCTAATGTATCGTTCATGCGCGCCCGAGCCGCCTGAGAATACGGTCGGCGGCGTGGACTCCGCGGTACTGGGCTTCTTCGAACAGCGAGAGTCCGCTGAGATCGGAGTTGGCGTAAACGATGCCGCCGTGTGCGCGGGAAGCAGCGGCGCGTTCGGGCGAAGAGATGAAGCCGACCGAAGGCCGTATCATGGCGTGGCCCATGCGCATGATGTCGATGCGCGAGACGCACTGGCGGATGTCCGGGTGCGCCTGCTCGAGGTCGGCGAGGATGGCTTCTTTCGTCGACTCCCAAGTGCGCGCGAGCAGCAGACGGCGGGCTTCGGCGGGAGAGTGCTCGGCGAGTGCGTAGTAATAGGTCCAGACGCGGCGGTCGCGGTGGAGCTGGAGCGATTGATGCGTCGCATCCACGTAGCCGAGCGAGGAAGAGCGGAAGAGGACGTTGTCCCAAGCCGGGGCGAAGCCCTTCCCGGCGGGCGGCCGGTCCAGCGTGAGATTGGCGGTGAACCAGGGAGAATACTCGCCCTTCCATGGCGGCGCGGCCGGACCGCAGAGGCGCGAGGCGAGGAACGACGGCAGCGCGAAGATGACGGCGTCGGCGCGGTACTCCACATCGCCGGCGAGGACGCGATACTTCGTTCCGGCTGCTTCCACGCGATGGACAAACGCGTCCGTACGAACGCGATCGCCCACCCTCTCGAGCAGCCTGGCGACGATGAAGCCGTTGCCCTCGGGCCACGTCAGCGGACCGCGTTCCTCGTCTCGTTCGGGACCGTGGCGCGAGGCGAAGTAGTGAATACCGGCCCAGGCGGAAACCGCGCCTGAGCGGGCGCCATAGTCGTCGCGGCAGGAGTAGTCGGCCAGCCAGCGGACATAGGATGAGTCGAATCCCTCGGAGCGGAGCCAGTCGTCGAAGGAGATACGGTCGAGGTCGACACGGCCGCGGGCGCCGGTTTCCATCGGAATGCGGAATTCGCCGGAGGCGGCGTGGGCGGCCATCCGTTCGTGGAAGAGCCGCATCTGCTCGCGATCCTTCTTCGCCGCGCCGAGTTCGGGCTCGATGCCTTCCTGCCAGCGCCCGTGAATAAAAAGGCGCTCCTGCGGCGCGTGGCAAAGGTGGCGTTCTTCCCATTCGCCATCGCGAAGCAGGCCAATCTCGGTCATCAACTCGCGGACGAGCGTGGAGCGGCGGTCCGGCAGGGGCAAGTAGTGCGCGGCCCATGGATAGGCGCTGACTTCGTTCTTTCCGCCGCGCGAGTTGCCACCGGCTTCACGCTCCATTTCCAGCAGGATGAAATCGCGAAAGCCGCGTTTGCTCAGCCGCCATGCGGCGGAGAGTCCGGCGATGCCGCCGCCGGCGATCACCACCGGAACGCGTTCGGTGCGTTTGGGCGCTGGGAATGCGCCGCCGTCGCGGAGGCGGTGGCCGATGGCGTGCGTGGAGTCGACGAAGCCGCCGGCGACGGTGTGTTCGGCCTTCGCGGCGAGGCCGATCAGGGCGGCGGAAAGGAAGCGGCGGCGACCTGCCCGGTGCGTGGTCAAGATTGGCGCATCAGCCACCGCACGGCGTTGTGCTGCAGCTTTACGTACTCGGGATTCCACAGCGCCATCAGCAGATGCCCGGGCGACATGTAGCACACGCGGCCCTTGCCGTAGTCGTAGGACCAGCCGGCCGGCGCGGTTGCGCCGAGCTTGCCGTAGGTGAGCCCGTCCTCGTTCACGCTCTCGAGGAAGAGGTGCTTGCGGTCCTTGTCGTAGGACATGTAGTGCTGCTCGTCGGTGACGATGAAGTCCTTCACGCCGCGAGTGATGGGGTGATTCGGGTTGGTCACCTTCACCTTGAACGTGCGAATCGGCGGGTGCCCTTCGTACGCCGCGCCGAGCACATCGCGGAAATCGGGATTGCTCAAGCCGACGTGGGTGACGTTGTGCAGGAAGAGCGCGCTACCGCCGCGATTCACGAAGTCCTTCACGGCCTTGCCCTGCGGCGGCGTCATCCACATCGCCGGCTTGGCGGCGGTCTTCGGGACGGCGGGTTCGAATTTCAGCGGCGGGGAGCCGGTGGCCACCCAGGCAGCGTTGGTGCGCTCGTCGGGATAGCCGTCGGGCCAGACCATGCCGTCGCGCAGCACGATCAACATCTTGTACCCGTCGAGCGTTTCGGCCTCGAGCATCTTCGTCTCGTCGCAGAAATCGATCGAAACGCCGGTCTCCTTTTCGACGGTTCGTCCGAGACCGGTGCGGATGTAATCGCTGTTGTGGTAGCGGTCGCCGATCAACGCGAAGGCCGTGGCTTTCTTACGCGCGCCGAGCACGAACGGCGCGCCGGCGAGCGCACCGAGAACTTTTCTGCGGGTGGTCATGGGCGGATTCCCTCCACGTTGGTGCGGACGCGGTAGAGGCCGGTCCGAGCGGTCATGTAGAGCGTTTTGCCGTCGGCGTCGCCGAAGGCACAGTTGGCAGGTACTTCGGGCGGCTGGATCTTGCCGAGCACCTTGCCGGACGGGGAGAACACCCAGATGCCGCCGGGTCCGGTGGCCCACAGGTTGCCTTTCTTGTCGACCTTCAAGCCGTCGGGCGCGCCATCGGCGGTCTCTTTCGTCGCGTCGTGGAAGACCTTGCCGTCGGCGAGCGTACCGTCGGCGGCGACGTCGTAGATCATCCAGATCTTTCTGGCGCCATCGGAATTGGCTACCCAGAGCTTCTTGCCGTCCGGCGTGAAGGCGATGCCGTTGGGCCGCGTGAGGTCCCTGGTGAGCAACTGCAACTGGCCGTTGGCGCGCAGGCGGTAGACGCCGTTGAAGGGCAGCTCCTTGGCCGGGTCGGCGTCTTCCTTGGCGAAGCCGTAGGGCGGATCGGTGAAATAGAAATCGCCGTTCGAACGATAGACGCCGTCGTTGGGACTGTTGAGGCGCTTGCCTTCGTATCGGTCGGCGAGGATGGTGATCTTGCCGTCCTTCTCGGTCCGCGCCACGCGGCGGTTGGCGTGTTCGCAGGAAACAAGGCGGCCTTGCGAATCGAGCGTGAGCCCGTTGGCGCCGACGAACTGGCCCGGCGCGTACTTGCCGGGGAAGACGGGCTGGCGAAAGACGGCGACGCCGCCGGCCTGCGTCCACTTGCGAATGGCGTTTGCCGGGATGTCCGTGAACAGCAGATGGTCCTTGATCCAGACGGGACCCTCGGTGAACATCATGCCGCCGGCGAGCTTCTCGATCTTCGCCGATGGCTCCACCAGCGTTGAAAACGACGGGTCGACGGGGACGATGCCTTGCCCGCAGAGCGGCGCGAGCGAAGCGGCCAAGGCGAAGAATGTTCTCATCGGTACTGAATCATACCAAAGCGATTTCTCCGTGGTACTCTTGTGCCGATCGGAGTCTCGAAAACATGAACTCTACGTTAGTGTCTCGACGCATGATGTTCAGCCTGGCGGCCGCTTTCGGCGCCCGGCGGTTAATGGCCCAGGATGATTTCTTTCCCGAAGTGCCCTACGTACCGACTCCTCCCGAGGTGGTGGAAGGCATGCTCAAGCTGGCCGAGGTGAAGAAGGGCGACGTTGTGTACGACCTTGGCTGCGGCGACGGCCGTATCGTGATCGCCGCGGCAAAGTCGTTCGGCGCCACCGGCATCGGGTTCGATATCGACCCCGAGAGGATCAAAGAAGCCACGGAGAACGCCAAGTACGAAGGCGTGGCCGAGAAGGTGAAGTTCGTACAGAAGGATCTGTTCGAGGCGGATCTGAAACCGGCGAGCGTGATCACGATGTATCTGCTGCCGTCCGTGAACCTGCGCCTGCGGCCGAAGCTGCTGGCGGACCTGAAGCCCGGCACGCGTCTCGTTTCGCATGCCTTCGACATGGGCGACTGGAAGCCCGAAAAAGAAGACATGATCGACGGACGGCGGATCTACTTCTGGACCATCCCGGAACGGAAGGGCTGATCGCGGCCTAAGGCCGGATGGCGATGGTCGTCGCCGGGCTGGGTTGTCCGCCCGCGGTTACCACGAGCGGGACCTCCGCGCCGACGGGCGCGCCCTGCGGCACGGTTGCGTTCACCTGGTAGAGCCCGGAGAAGCCTGGCGTCAACCCGGCGAACGACACCGGGGCGTTGACGCCGCCGATCGTTACGACGACGGGAGCCGACGCCACCGCCAGCGGCCCGGAAGGCGCCGCTTCACCCGCGGTGGACGCCGGCGTCACGGCGCCCAGACCCTCGCAGTAGATGACGATGACCTCGCCGGGGCCGATCGGGTTGGCGGCGTCGGCGAGCAGCAGCGGGTTCAACCCGTGGACGGCGATGGCCTGTCGCGATAGCGCCGGGTTCGCCATGAACACGCCCGGCTGCGCCGGCACCACGAGGACTTCGCTTTGCGTTGCGCCACCTGGCGCGGTGACGATCACCTGATGCGACGCGTTCGGGGTGACGGTGTACGGGACCACGCCGTTGACTTGCGAGAAGGAGCCGAGGTCCGCGGCGAACGAAAGCGGCACGGTGGCGCCGCCGACTCGAACCGAAGTGCCATTGAGATCGCCGGGGAAGGGAAGCGGACCGGCGGACCTTCCGGCGGCGAGATTGGAGCCGAACACGGCCATGAATCCACCCGGGGCCAACGGACGGTATGGCGCGAAACTCGCGGTGCTCATGATTGCGCCGCCGGGAATGGAGGGCCTGGGAGAGGGCGGATCGGTGATTGTTCCGGGCAGCGCCAGGCAGCCGGTGATGCCGCGATTGCGATCTTCGGCGCGGAGCGCAGCCACAACCCCCTGCCCGCCGAGATCGGCGCCGATGGGCACGGTGGCGCCCCACAACCCGGGAGCGATGGGCTGAAGCGTTGTGGCCGATTCGCCCAGTGCGAGCGTCATCGCGCCCGTTTCAAACGGCGTCCCGTTGCGTTCCCAGGCGCGAACCACCACGCCGAGGCCGGAGCCTGCCTGAGCGGTGAATCCGTAGGGCAGGGCCACCGGCGCGAGGAAGATGCCGCCCGGCGGGCAACTGATGTCGACGTCGCGCGGCTGAGGCGTCTGCGGCGCGGCGGCGCGCCCGGAAGGCGAGGGAACCCAGACGAGCGTCACCGGGCGGACGAGCGAATCGCTGGAGGTTTGGATGTAGAGCGTGGCCGTGGAGACTCCGGTG
This DNA window, taken from Bryobacteraceae bacterium, encodes the following:
- a CDS encoding ATP-binding protein; protein product: MAQTVAECPACGGTGWRRSDKEGVSGVERCDCVAAQRVENLSDRAAIPPLYRNASFDNFSTQPENPVAHRILQTAVTISASYAREYPYGTKKPGLMYIGDPGTGKTHLAVSVMKRLIARGFECVFFDYQNLLERIRSGYDAASGTSDRAAYRTALECEVLILDDLGAHRVTDWVEDTVTSLITYRYNNNKALITTTNLRDAEAGDAPIPGGVGGDVSSRYHLTERIGQRARSRLFEMCRVISTRGVEDYRTRKWRG
- a CDS encoding class I SAM-dependent methyltransferase — its product is MNSTLVSRRMMFSLAAAFGARRLMAQDDFFPEVPYVPTPPEVVEGMLKLAEVKKGDVVYDLGCGDGRIVIAAAKSFGATGIGFDIDPERIKEATENAKYEGVAEKVKFVQKDLFEADLKPASVITMYLLPSVNLRLRPKLLADLKPGTRLVSHAFDMGDWKPEKEDMIDGRRIYFWTIPERKG
- a CDS encoding acetyl-CoA carboxylase biotin carboxylase subunit, whose amino-acid sequence is MSTGIPFRKVLVANRGEIAARVIRGLRDAGIRSVAVYSDVDRASLHVRLADEAVRIGPAPSIESYLSIPAILGAAARTGAEAIHPGYGFLSENAGFVEACDAARVVFIGPPAAAVRAMGEKTRAREVAGGAGCPVVPGSNGPVATAREARRVADAIGYPVMLKAAAGGGGKGMRRVDAASELEGAFRDASSEAERAFNNGAVYIERLIVNPRHIEIQVLGDRHGRMIHLGERECSLQRRHQKVIEECPSPFVASQPDGGVEMRRAMGEAAIRAARAAGYWNAGTVEFLVDAAGDFYFLEMNTRLQVEHPVTELVTGVDLVQWQLRIAAGQPLALRQEGVAWRGWAMECRVCAEDPEQNFLPSPGRIARVEEPGGPGIRVDSGVYSGWTVPMEYDPLLAKLVAWAPDRDAVIARLTRALGEYRITGIRSNLPFFRGVLDDDAFREGALHTGFIDEYLRRRVPVDGAAPIEEEIAAVLAAAVSSNHQRRPAPRPASSVWRSEGRSDLLR
- a CDS encoding SMP-30/gluconolactonase/LRE family protein gives rise to the protein MRTFFALAASLAPLCGQGIVPVDPSFSTLVEPSAKIEKLAGGMMFTEGPVWIKDHLLFTDIPANAIRKWTQAGGVAVFRQPVFPGKYAPGQFVGANGLTLDSQGRLVSCEHANRRVARTEKDGKITILADRYEGKRLNSPNDGVYRSNGDFYFTDPPYGFAKEDADPAKELPFNGVYRLRANGQLQLLTRDLTRPNGIAFTPDGKKLWVANSDGARKIWMIYDVAADGTLADGKVFHDATKETADGAPDGLKVDKKGNLWATGPGGIWVFSPSGKVLGKIQPPEVPANCAFGDADGKTLYMTARTGLYRVRTNVEGIRP
- a CDS encoding FAD-dependent oxidoreductase translates to MTTHRAGRRRFLSAALIGLAAKAEHTVAGGFVDSTHAIGHRLRDGGAFPAPKRTERVPVVIAGGGIAGLSAAWRLSKRGFRDFILLEMEREAGGNSRGGKNEVSAYPWAAHYLPLPDRRSTLVRELMTEIGLLRDGEWEERHLCHAPQERLFIHGRWQEGIEPELGAAKKDREQMRLFHERMAAHAASGEFRIPMETGARGRVDLDRISFDDWLRSEGFDSSYVRWLADYSCRDDYGARSGAVSAWAGIHYFASRHGPERDEERGPLTWPEGNGFIVARLLERVGDRVRTDAFVHRVEAAGTKYRVLAGDVEYRADAVIFALPSFLASRLCGPAAPPWKGEYSPWFTANLTLDRPPAGKGFAPAWDNVLFRSSSLGYVDATHQSLQLHRDRRVWTYYYALAEHSPAEARRLLLARTWESTKEAILADLEQAHPDIRQCVSRIDIMRMGHAMIRPSVGFISSPERAAASRAHGGIVYANSDLSGLSLFEEAQYRGVHAADRILRRLGRA
- a CDS encoding transporter substrate-binding domain-containing protein; its protein translation is MKNCLVPILLVLSTMAGAQPRKVRVAVAGSEPFVVNKADGPDGISLTVWREVAGRAGWTYEVESFENVAAALRAVEQSKADVAVGPISITAERARKFRFSQPYFQASLSILSRTESMSVWERIRPFFSRSFFTAVVFLLVVLLIVGTIVWLAERRIPDSHFPTDPLAGIGNGVWFAIVTMSTVGYGDLSPKSPVGRIATGVWIIVSIVAASSLVAGIASTLTLTGLQSSQIESAEQLSGRRVAALPDSPGERFAERHGAAVVQASTLQDGYGMLTNGAVEAVVFDRPQLLYFLRRRGGGMSVSVNEYERQNYGFAMRDGSPLAHPLNVSLLELKEDGRVQRIVADWVGRGE
- a CDS encoding biotin/lipoyl-containing protein yields the protein MKRAVDIDGRMSGIVWSGDGEVSWEYATADDDYEGRASVHRIEDGVYSILIGGAVFEARVEEGAVTVGGNRYAVRLRDPREWAPGANGVGGQGHTEVKAPMPGKVIRVLVEVGAEVEAGQGIAVVEAMKMQNEMRAARPGVVSAIRVATGDAVAAGQVLAVID
- a CDS encoding ThuA domain-containing protein translates to MTTRRKVLGALAGAPFVLGARKKATAFALIGDRYHNSDYIRTGLGRTVEKETGVSIDFCDETKMLEAETLDGYKMLIVLRDGMVWPDGYPDERTNAAWVATGSPPLKFEPAVPKTAAKPAMWMTPPQGKAVKDFVNRGGSALFLHNVTHVGLSNPDFRDVLGAAYEGHPPIRTFKVKVTNPNHPITRGVKDFIVTDEQHYMSYDKDRKHLFLESVNEDGLTYGKLGATAPAGWSYDYGKGRVCYMSPGHLLMALWNPEYVKLQHNAVRWLMRQS